Proteins encoded within one genomic window of Amycolatopsis sp. 2-15:
- the iolD gene encoding 3D-(3,5/4)-trihydroxycyclohexane-1,2-dione acylhydrolase (decyclizing) translates to MKLTTAQALVRWLLAQRSETLDGREVPLFPGVFAIFGHGNVLGLGTALEEHRDEIPVWRGHTEQGMALAAVGYAKATQRRQVGVVTSSIGPGALNMVTAAGVAHANRLPVLLLPGDTFVSRAPDPVLQQIEPFHDGTATVNDAFRAVSRYFDRITRPEQLLATLPQVARVLTDPADCGPVTLALPQDVQAETFDFPSSLFEPVTHRLPRPRPDRRAVTEAAGVLRAARRPLLVLGGGVRYSGAGKRALEFAERHGIPVTETTAGRTLVPHTHPLYAGPLGITGSASANAVAASADVVFAVGTRLQDFTTASWTVFSPDMRLVTLNAAAFDAVKHGALAVIGDAYAGLDDLATQLESRRVDPQWTSQAAEERAKWDTHIGALRSATSEIPSYAQVVGVVNDLSEPRDYVMTASGGLPGELIGGWRGSGEVSMDVEYGFSCMGYELSGAWGAAIAHDAGLVTTLLGDGSYLMLNSDLFSAAFAGHPLVAVVCDNDGYAVIARLQQGQGGKPFNNFYADCRTSHAEPPRVDFARHAESLGCAVFSASSVDDLRDAYAKARAAAVAESRPAVVVVRTLPAAWTEAGAWWEVGVPEHLAGRPDFDAAKPGQVRYLSR, encoded by the coding sequence ATGAAGCTGACGACGGCGCAGGCGTTGGTGCGCTGGCTGCTCGCGCAGCGGTCCGAGACGCTCGACGGGCGGGAAGTGCCGCTGTTCCCCGGTGTCTTCGCGATTTTCGGCCACGGCAACGTCCTCGGCCTCGGCACGGCGCTGGAAGAGCACCGCGACGAGATCCCCGTCTGGCGCGGGCACACCGAGCAGGGCATGGCGCTCGCGGCCGTCGGCTACGCGAAGGCGACGCAACGACGCCAAGTCGGCGTGGTGACGTCGTCGATCGGGCCGGGCGCCTTGAACATGGTGACGGCGGCCGGCGTGGCGCACGCGAACCGGCTGCCGGTGCTGCTGCTGCCGGGCGACACGTTCGTCAGCCGCGCGCCCGACCCGGTGCTGCAGCAGATCGAGCCCTTCCACGACGGCACGGCGACGGTCAACGACGCCTTCCGCGCTGTGAGCCGCTACTTCGACCGGATCACGCGCCCGGAGCAGCTGCTCGCGACGTTGCCGCAGGTCGCGCGCGTGCTCACCGACCCGGCCGACTGCGGGCCCGTGACGTTGGCGCTGCCGCAGGACGTGCAGGCCGAGACGTTCGACTTCCCGTCTTCGCTGTTCGAACCCGTGACGCACCGGCTGCCGCGCCCGCGCCCGGACCGGCGCGCGGTGACCGAGGCGGCCGGCGTGCTGCGCGCGGCCCGGCGCCCGCTGCTGGTGCTCGGTGGCGGCGTGCGCTACTCGGGCGCGGGCAAGCGCGCGCTGGAGTTCGCCGAGCGGCACGGGATTCCCGTCACGGAGACCACCGCCGGGCGAACACTGGTGCCGCACACGCACCCGCTGTACGCGGGACCACTGGGCATCACCGGGTCGGCTTCGGCGAACGCCGTGGCCGCGTCGGCCGACGTGGTGTTCGCCGTCGGCACCCGGCTGCAGGACTTCACCACGGCGTCGTGGACGGTGTTCTCGCCGGACATGCGGCTGGTCACGCTCAACGCGGCCGCGTTCGACGCGGTGAAGCACGGCGCGCTGGCCGTCATCGGCGACGCCTACGCCGGGCTGGATGACCTGGCCACCCAGCTGGAAAGCCGGCGCGTCGATCCACAGTGGACTTCCCAGGCCGCCGAGGAACGCGCCAAGTGGGACACGCACATCGGCGCTTTGCGTTCCGCCACCTCGGAGATCCCCAGCTACGCGCAGGTCGTCGGTGTGGTCAACGACCTGTCCGAGCCCCGCGACTACGTGATGACCGCGTCGGGCGGGCTGCCCGGTGAGCTGATCGGCGGCTGGCGCGGCTCCGGCGAGGTGAGCATGGACGTGGAGTACGGCTTCTCGTGCATGGGTTACGAGCTCTCCGGCGCGTGGGGCGCCGCGATCGCGCACGACGCCGGCCTCGTGACGACCCTGCTCGGCGACGGCTCGTACCTGATGCTCAACTCTGACCTGTTCTCCGCCGCGTTCGCCGGCCACCCACTCGTCGCGGTGGTCTGCGACAACGACGGGTACGCCGTGATCGCGCGCCTGCAGCAGGGCCAGGGTGGCAAGCCGTTCAACAACTTCTACGCCGATTGCCGCACCTCCCACGCCGAGCCGCCACGCGTGGATTTCGCACGCCACGCGGAATCGTTGGGCTGCGCGGTGTTCTCGGCTTCGTCGGTCGACGATCTCCGGGACGCGTACGCCAAGGCGCGCGCGGCCGCCGTCGCCGAGAGCCGGCCCGCGGTGGTCGTGGTGCGCACGCTGCCCGCGGCCTGGACGGAAGCCGGCGCGTGGTGGGAGGTCGGCGTGCCCGAGCACCTGGCGGGCCGCCCGGACTTCGACGCCGCGAAGCCCGGGCAGGTCCGCTACCTGAGCCGCTAG
- a CDS encoding MFS transporter, whose amino-acid sequence MSTPVKTRERLGAGDGFDRKLIAPLVSGAILNPINSTIVSVALVPIGVALGAPPSQTAWLISALYLATAVGQPVVGRLIDIYGPRRLFLPATALVGVAGVIGALAPNLAVLIVARVILGFGTCAGYPAAMRLIRDEGRRTGKDSPAGVLTILAIATQTIAVIGPPLGGLLIGLGGWQATLAINIPIAIVAFVLGRLRFPRDERAPGKLNLDFPGMALFATTLVALLLFLMNPHAGSWYLVVITVLAAAAFTVHELRHPRPFIDLRVLGGNVPLLLTYGRALLAYVVSYSFIYGFTQWLEDGRGLSASTTGLVTLPMFATGIVVSAITGRRQGLRGKLVVAAVAQLVACVLLLTLMPASPLWTIVGIVLIFGIPQGLNSLALQNAVYRQANSDDVGTSAGLLRTFGYLGAIVSSAAQGGFYGQRADTGGLHHLAWFLVIASVVFLLVNVLDRTLARSTHPERHPEMTEQLDPARTALLVMDYQAGIVSRVADDQALVDRVDTAIADVRAHGGHVGWVRVGFDDAEFDAIPSTSVFARMVSPESRAVMHAAAPATQIDERLSPQPQDVSVRKIRVGAFTTTDLDTQLRGRDVDTLVLAGISTSGVVLSTVREAMDRDYRILVLDDASADPEPGTHEFLTGTIFPKFATVLDVDALTKLWA is encoded by the coding sequence ATGAGCACACCCGTGAAAACGCGTGAGCGGCTCGGCGCGGGCGACGGGTTCGACCGCAAGCTCATCGCGCCCCTCGTCTCCGGCGCGATCCTGAACCCGATCAACTCCACGATCGTCTCGGTCGCGCTGGTGCCGATCGGTGTCGCGCTCGGCGCGCCGCCCTCGCAGACGGCGTGGCTGATCTCCGCGCTCTACCTCGCGACGGCGGTCGGCCAGCCCGTGGTCGGGCGCCTGATCGACATTTACGGTCCGCGCCGGCTGTTCCTCCCCGCGACGGCCCTGGTCGGGGTAGCGGGTGTGATCGGCGCCCTGGCCCCGAACCTGGCGGTGCTGATCGTCGCTCGGGTGATCCTCGGCTTCGGCACCTGCGCCGGTTACCCCGCGGCGATGCGGCTGATCCGCGACGAAGGCCGCCGCACCGGCAAGGACAGTCCCGCCGGCGTGCTCACCATCCTCGCGATCGCCACGCAGACCATCGCCGTGATCGGCCCGCCGCTGGGCGGGCTGCTGATCGGCCTCGGCGGCTGGCAGGCCACGCTGGCGATCAACATTCCCATCGCGATCGTGGCGTTCGTACTCGGCCGGCTGCGCTTCCCGCGCGACGAACGCGCCCCGGGCAAGCTGAACCTCGACTTCCCCGGCATGGCCCTGTTCGCGACGACGCTGGTCGCGCTCCTGCTGTTCCTCATGAACCCGCACGCCGGCTCGTGGTACCTGGTCGTGATCACCGTGCTCGCCGCCGCAGCGTTCACCGTGCACGAGCTGCGCCACCCCCGCCCGTTCATCGACCTGCGGGTGCTCGGCGGCAATGTTCCGCTGCTGCTCACCTACGGCCGCGCCCTGCTCGCGTATGTCGTGTCCTACAGCTTCATCTACGGCTTCACCCAGTGGCTCGAGGACGGCCGCGGCCTGTCGGCGAGCACCACGGGCCTGGTCACGCTGCCGATGTTCGCCACCGGCATCGTGGTCTCGGCGATCACCGGACGCCGGCAAGGGCTGCGCGGCAAGCTGGTCGTCGCCGCGGTCGCGCAGCTCGTCGCGTGTGTGCTCTTGCTGACGCTGATGCCGGCCAGTCCGTTGTGGACGATCGTCGGGATCGTGCTGATCTTCGGCATCCCCCAAGGGCTCAACAGCCTCGCGCTGCAGAACGCCGTGTACCGGCAGGCGAACTCCGACGACGTGGGCACGTCCGCGGGTCTGCTGCGCACCTTCGGCTACCTCGGCGCCATCGTCTCCTCCGCCGCCCAAGGAGGTTTCTACGGCCAACGCGCCGACACCGGCGGCCTCCATCACCTGGCGTGGTTCCTGGTGATCGCGAGTGTCGTCTTCCTGCTCGTCAACGTCCTCGACCGGACGCTGGCGCGATCCACCCATCCCGAAAGGCACCCGGAAATGACCGAACAGCTCGACCCGGCCCGCACCGCCCTGCTCGTCATGGACTACCAGGCCGGCATCGTGAGCCGCGTCGCCGACGACCAGGCGCTGGTCGATCGCGTCGACACCGCCATCGCCGACGTCCGCGCCCACGGCGGGCACGTCGGCTGGGTCCGCGTCGGCTTCGACGACGCCGAGTTCGACGCCATCCCGTCCACCAGCGTGTTCGCGCGCATGGTTTCGCCCGAAAGCCGCGCGGTGATGCACGCCGCCGCCCCGGCCACCCAGATCGACGAGCGGCTCAGCCCGCAGCCGCAGGACGTCTCGGTGCGCAAGATCCGCGTCGGCGCGTTCACCACCACCGACCTCGACACTCAGCTGCGCGGCCGCGACGTCGACACGCTCGTGCTGGCCGGCATCAGCACCAGCGGCGTGGTGCTCAGCACCGTGCGCGAGGCGATGGACCGCGACTACCGCATCCTCGTGCTCGACGACGCCAGCGCCGACCCGGAGCCCGGCACCCACGAGTTCCTCACCGGCACGATCTTCCCGAAGTTCGCCACCGTCCTCGACGTCGACGCGCTGACGAAGCTCTGGGCCTAG
- a CDS encoding MarR family winged helix-turn-helix transcriptional regulator, with amino-acid sequence MNEQSSPDVVAQRLRILVGRLRRRMQDASSVRGLSAPQASALARLAISEPWSASQLAGAERVRPQSMAKTVAALHEQGLIRREVDAEDARRQLLFLTDEGRAVAQGARASREEWLASAFEQRFTDAERQVLDQALTLLERVVEE; translated from the coding sequence GTGAACGAACAGAGCTCTCCCGACGTCGTGGCCCAGCGGCTGCGGATCCTCGTCGGCCGGCTGCGGCGGAGGATGCAGGACGCGTCATCCGTGCGCGGCCTGAGCGCGCCGCAGGCGTCGGCGCTGGCTCGGCTGGCGATCTCCGAACCGTGGTCGGCCAGCCAGCTGGCCGGCGCGGAACGGGTCCGGCCGCAGTCGATGGCCAAGACGGTCGCGGCGTTGCACGAACAAGGCCTGATCCGGCGTGAGGTCGACGCCGAAGACGCGCGCCGCCAGCTGCTCTTCCTGACCGACGAGGGCCGCGCTGTCGCCCAGGGGGCTCGCGCCAGCCGGGAAGAGTGGCTGGCCAGCGCGTTCGAGCAGCGTTTCACCGACGCCGAGCGCCAGGTCCTGGACCAGGCGCTGACCTTGCTGGAGCGCGTGGTCGAAGAATGA
- a CDS encoding alpha/beta fold hydrolase, with protein sequence MLTLPSGTTIDVEVHGDGPALLLPVNPRPLEGEQAEAVRQWGGDPALGRSLIDGLAGFRVIAFDYEGHTLAHPRPETLTPDEISTDLLAIASAVNAEHFAYYGYSWLAVVGLQLALRTDRLTALVMGGYPPLDGPYDAMLAVTRATHAMPRTDGGDATPGDWDSVDFTLSTAQTRQFVTLYEALQGFDDHAVHLTCPRLCFAGAEDRIEYGERWGGVTVDLAGPLGENRAALEQDGWKVELLEGLDHMTAMQAKAVLPILRPWLDEHVA encoded by the coding sequence ATGCTTACGTTGCCCAGTGGAACCACGATCGACGTCGAGGTGCACGGCGACGGACCGGCGTTGCTGCTGCCCGTGAACCCGCGTCCGTTGGAGGGCGAGCAGGCCGAGGCCGTGCGCCAGTGGGGCGGCGACCCCGCGCTGGGCCGCTCGCTCATCGACGGCCTCGCCGGCTTCCGCGTGATCGCCTTCGACTACGAGGGCCACACCCTCGCCCACCCGCGCCCGGAAACCCTTACGCCGGACGAAATATCCACCGACCTGCTGGCGATCGCATCGGCCGTGAACGCCGAACACTTCGCCTACTACGGCTACTCCTGGCTGGCCGTCGTCGGCCTGCAGCTGGCCCTGCGCACCGACCGCCTCACCGCCCTGGTGATGGGCGGCTACCCGCCGCTCGACGGCCCGTACGACGCGATGCTCGCCGTCACCCGGGCGACGCACGCGATGCCCCGCACGGACGGCGGCGACGCGACGCCGGGCGACTGGGACTCCGTCGACTTCACCCTGTCCACGGCTCAGACCCGCCAGTTCGTCACGCTTTACGAGGCCCTGCAAGGCTTCGACGACCACGCCGTCCACCTGACGTGCCCCCGCCTGTGCTTCGCGGGCGCCGAAGACCGCATCGAATACGGCGAACGCTGGGGCGGCGTCACGGTCGACCTCGCAGGCCCCCTCGGCGAGAACCGCGCGGCCCTCGAACAGGACGGGTGGAAGGTCGAGCTCCTCGAAGGTCTCGACCACATGACCGCCATGCAGGCCAAGGCCGTGCTGCCGATCCTGCGCCCCTGGCTTGACGAGCACGTGGCGTAG
- a CDS encoding NAD(P)-binding domain-containing protein, producing MSADHESDVVVIGAGQAGLSAAYHLRRAGLANETGFVVLDHGKRPGGAWQYRWPSLVVGKVNGIHDLPGMAFGMPDPRRPASEVVSEYFARFEKTFDLPVHRPVDVTAIREDGDRLLVETPAETWAARAVISATGTWDRPFWPHYPGQELFTGRQLHTADYPGAEAFRGHRVVVVGGGISAVQLLMEIGPVARSTTWVTRRPPVWRDEEFNEDWGRQAVAKVEQRVREGLPPQSVVSVTDLAVTPEVRAAQATGYLDRKPMFDHLVPEGVVWADGTFEPADLILWATGFRAAIDHLAPLHLRTPGGGIRMDGTRVVAEPRLHLVGYGPSASTVGANRAGRAAVREIRRYLGL from the coding sequence ATGAGTGCGGATCACGAGTCCGACGTCGTGGTGATCGGGGCGGGACAGGCGGGGCTGTCGGCGGCGTACCACCTGCGCCGCGCGGGTCTCGCCAACGAGACCGGCTTCGTGGTCCTCGACCACGGCAAACGCCCCGGCGGCGCGTGGCAGTACCGCTGGCCCTCGCTCGTCGTCGGCAAGGTCAACGGCATCCACGACCTGCCCGGCATGGCGTTCGGCATGCCCGACCCGAGGCGGCCCGCCAGTGAGGTCGTGTCCGAGTACTTCGCCCGGTTCGAGAAGACGTTCGACCTGCCCGTGCACCGCCCGGTCGACGTCACGGCCATCCGCGAGGACGGCGACCGCCTGCTGGTCGAGACGCCCGCCGAGACGTGGGCCGCCCGCGCCGTGATCAGCGCGACCGGCACGTGGGACCGCCCCTTCTGGCCGCACTACCCGGGGCAGGAGCTCTTCACCGGCCGCCAGCTGCACACCGCCGACTACCCCGGCGCCGAGGCGTTCCGCGGCCACCGCGTGGTCGTGGTCGGCGGCGGTATCTCGGCGGTGCAGCTGCTGATGGAGATCGGGCCCGTCGCGAGGTCGACGACCTGGGTCACCCGCCGCCCGCCGGTGTGGCGCGACGAGGAGTTCAACGAGGACTGGGGTCGCCAGGCCGTCGCGAAGGTGGAGCAGCGCGTGCGCGAGGGGCTGCCGCCGCAGAGCGTCGTGAGCGTCACCGACCTCGCCGTGACGCCCGAGGTGCGCGCCGCGCAGGCCACCGGGTATCTCGACCGCAAGCCGATGTTCGACCACCTCGTGCCCGAAGGCGTCGTCTGGGCCGACGGCACCTTCGAACCCGCGGACCTGATCCTCTGGGCCACCGGCTTCCGCGCGGCGATCGACCACCTCGCGCCCCTGCACCTGCGCACCCCAGGCGGCGGCATTCGCATGGACGGCACGCGTGTGGTCGCCGAACCGCGCCTGCACCTCGTGGGCTACGGGCCCTCGGCCAGCACCGTCGGCGCCAACCGCGCCGGACGTGCCGCCGTGCGGGAGATCCGCCGCTACCTCGGCCTCTGA
- a CDS encoding diguanylate cyclase: MWVVARRRWIAYAVVCELAAVTAVAVGFVTNFGGPVQFGWFATLVVLGIAQAEMSRRIERLRRWMSGQTHINVTSVWYLAGAFLLPPAWVALLALVLYVHLWLRVWRSVRTRPAHRFLASTAWAMLSCFAASSVLTIDHLNDATLNTWHGVLALVAAAAVFEVVNMALVAAGIYLYTGSRQAADLIGTWEDNAFEIATLCLGGLASLALVAQPVLVVFVVAPLLLLHRYLLLKQQLQVAAVTDEKTGLLNTAGWHDLATREFTRARRRGPGSEFAVLMIDLDHFKRINDTYGHLTGDEVLAAVAVAIAEAVRQSDTVGRFGGEEFVVLLPATGGTPVLAIAERVRVAVGELSVVVGGTARVSGLSVSVGVAGYPDAGDTLDQVLRSADAALYRAKDAGRNRVAV; encoded by the coding sequence ATGTGGGTGGTGGCGCGGCGGAGGTGGATCGCGTACGCCGTGGTCTGCGAGCTCGCGGCCGTGACGGCTGTGGCGGTCGGGTTCGTGACCAACTTCGGCGGCCCGGTCCAGTTCGGGTGGTTCGCGACGCTCGTCGTGCTCGGGATCGCGCAGGCGGAGATGTCGCGGCGGATCGAGCGGCTGCGGCGGTGGATGAGCGGCCAGACGCACATCAACGTCACCTCCGTCTGGTACCTCGCGGGTGCCTTCCTGTTGCCGCCGGCGTGGGTGGCGTTGCTGGCGCTCGTCCTCTACGTGCACCTGTGGCTGCGGGTCTGGCGAAGCGTCCGTACGCGGCCGGCACACCGGTTTCTCGCCAGCACAGCGTGGGCGATGCTCAGCTGCTTCGCGGCGTCCTCCGTGCTCACCATCGACCACCTCAACGACGCGACCCTCAACACGTGGCACGGCGTGCTCGCCCTCGTCGCGGCGGCGGCCGTGTTCGAGGTGGTCAACATGGCGCTGGTCGCCGCGGGCATCTACCTCTACACGGGCAGCCGTCAGGCCGCGGACCTCATCGGCACGTGGGAGGACAACGCCTTCGAGATCGCCACGCTGTGCCTGGGCGGCCTCGCCTCGCTCGCGCTCGTGGCGCAACCCGTGCTCGTCGTTTTCGTGGTGGCGCCGCTGCTTCTGCTGCACCGCTACCTGCTTCTGAAGCAGCAGCTGCAGGTCGCCGCGGTCACGGACGAGAAGACCGGGCTGCTCAACACCGCGGGCTGGCACGACCTCGCCACGCGCGAGTTCACCCGGGCCCGCCGACGGGGCCCCGGCAGCGAGTTCGCCGTCCTGATGATCGACCTCGACCACTTCAAGCGCATCAACGACACCTACGGCCACCTCACCGGCGACGAGGTCCTCGCCGCCGTCGCCGTGGCGATCGCGGAGGCTGTGCGCCAGAGCGACACGGTCGGGCGCTTCGGCGGCGAAGAGTTCGTGGTGCTGCTGCCGGCCACCGGCGGCACGCCCGTGCTCGCCATCGCCGAGCGCGTGCGCGTCGCGGTGGGGGAGCTGAGTGTGGTGGTCGGCGGGACGGCGCGGGTCAGCGGCCTGTCGGTGTCCGTCGGCGTCGCCGGCTACCCCGACGCGGGCGACACGCTCGACCAGGTGCTGCGCTCGGCCGACGCCGCCCTCTACCGAGCCAAGGACGCCGGGCGCAACCGCGTCGCCGTGTGA
- a CDS encoding SRPBCC family protein: MRLDHEFTVPAPLEEVWQAVIDPERVAPCMPGAALTKVEGDSFTGTVKVKLGPISLLYKGSGEFLEKDEAARKVVIKASGKDSRGGGTAAATVTVTLRSTDDGGTHGDVGSDIAITGRPAQFGRGLISEVGGKLLDTFAGNLADSLRADGAGAGAGAAGAGSAAASAGSGSVSTAPATSAAPAAEAAAKGDLAEQSAADSAEAGSAAPKPQLRSVPSGGSTGETEAIDLLDYAGQSVAKRLIPVAAGAAVLFVVFMIIRALRRR, translated from the coding sequence GTGCGGCTCGACCACGAATTCACCGTCCCCGCGCCTCTGGAGGAGGTCTGGCAGGCCGTCATCGACCCCGAGCGCGTCGCCCCGTGCATGCCGGGGGCCGCGCTCACGAAGGTGGAGGGCGATTCCTTCACGGGCACGGTGAAGGTCAAGCTGGGCCCGATCTCCCTGCTGTACAAGGGATCCGGCGAGTTCCTAGAAAAGGACGAGGCGGCCCGCAAGGTCGTCATCAAGGCCTCCGGCAAGGACTCCCGCGGCGGCGGCACCGCCGCGGCGACCGTGACCGTGACGCTGCGCTCGACCGACGACGGCGGCACCCACGGCGACGTGGGCAGCGACATCGCCATCACGGGCCGCCCGGCGCAGTTCGGCCGCGGCCTGATCTCGGAGGTGGGCGGGAAACTGCTGGACACCTTCGCGGGCAACCTGGCCGATTCACTGCGCGCTGACGGCGCGGGTGCAGGCGCTGGCGCCGCCGGGGCTGGTTCAGCCGCGGCGTCTGCCGGCTCAGGCTCGGTTTCGACCGCTCCGGCGACTTCGGCCGCTCCGGCTGCCGAAGCGGCCGCGAAGGGCGACCTCGCCGAACAATCCGCCGCCGACAGCGCCGAAGCCGGCTCAGCGGCCCCGAAACCCCAGCTCCGCAGCGTCCCCTCCGGTGGCTCGACCGGCGAAACCGAAGCCATCGACCTCCTGGACTACGCGGGCCAGTCCGTGGCCAAACGCCTCATCCCGGTCGCCGCGGGCGCCGCGGTGCTGTTCGTGGTCTTCATGATCATCCGGGCACTGCGCCGCCGCTGA
- a CDS encoding FAD binding domain-containing protein: MIPAPFEYVAPSSVDEAVQALAAAGEDAKVLAGGQSLLPVLRMRLAAPTTLVDLRKVAEMRGVREDGGDLVIGAMTTHYDVQRDPLVAEHAALIKAATDTVADPQVRHRGTFGGAIAHADPAGDLAAPVLAMEASLVIAGPGGRRTVAAADFFQDFFTTALAPDELLVEVRLPKHTGWRAHYEKFTRVAQAWSMVAVAATVRTEGGVIEEAHVALTNMGSTPVRAVAVEQALVGASANADVIRAAAAHAADGTNPAADGNSDIEYRQHLARVLTGRALTAAVGA; this comes from the coding sequence GTGATCCCGGCCCCGTTCGAGTACGTGGCTCCGTCCAGTGTGGACGAAGCCGTGCAGGCGCTCGCCGCCGCGGGCGAGGACGCGAAGGTGCTGGCGGGCGGGCAGAGCCTGCTGCCGGTGCTGCGGATGCGCCTGGCCGCGCCGACCACGCTCGTCGACCTGCGCAAGGTCGCGGAGATGCGCGGCGTGCGCGAGGACGGCGGCGACCTCGTGATCGGCGCGATGACCACGCACTACGACGTGCAGCGCGACCCGCTGGTCGCCGAGCACGCCGCGCTGATCAAGGCGGCCACCGACACCGTGGCCGACCCGCAGGTGCGCCACCGCGGCACCTTCGGCGGCGCCATCGCGCACGCCGACCCGGCGGGCGACCTGGCGGCGCCGGTGCTGGCGATGGAAGCTTCGCTCGTGATCGCCGGCCCCGGCGGCCGTCGCACGGTAGCGGCGGCGGACTTCTTCCAGGACTTCTTCACCACGGCCCTGGCGCCCGACGAGCTGCTCGTGGAGGTGCGCCTGCCCAAGCACACGGGCTGGCGCGCGCACTACGAGAAGTTCACCCGGGTGGCGCAGGCGTGGTCGATGGTCGCGGTCGCGGCCACCGTCCGCACGGAGGGCGGCGTGATCGAGGAGGCCCACGTGGCGCTGACGAACATGGGCTCGACGCCCGTGCGTGCCGTCGCCGTGGAACAGGCGCTGGTGGGCGCTTCGGCCAACGCCGACGTGATCCGCGCCGCCGCCGCGCACGCCGCCGACGGCACGAACCCGGCAGCGGACGGCAACTCCGACATCGAGTACCGGCAGCACCTCGCGCGGGTGCTCACGGGCCGTGCCCTGACGGCTGCGGTCGGAGCCTGA